A single genomic interval of Staphylococcus hyicus harbors:
- a CDS encoding thymidylate synthase: MNPFDHAYHQLCKEVLKVGESKDDRTQTGTISKFGHQLRFDLNKGFPLLTTKKVSFKLIATELIWFIRGDTNLRYLLQYNNNIWNEWAFEKYVQSNDYTGPDMTNFGHRAIQDLDFNQVYQEEMSKFKTLILNDDDFMRKHGDLGNVYGKQWRDWVGPDGQHIDQLSQLIDNIKSNPDSRRHIISAWNPAEIDTMALPPCHTLFQFYVQDNKLSCQLYQRSADIFLGVPFNIASYSLLTHLIAKECGLDVGEFIHTFGDAHIYSNHIDAVETQLARTSYDPPSLKINTDKSIFDLEYEDLEIINYESHPIIKAPIAV; encoded by the coding sequence TTAAAAGTTGGGGAATCAAAAGATGACCGAACTCAAACTGGAACAATCTCAAAGTTTGGTCATCAATTACGATTCGATTTAAATAAAGGCTTTCCTTTACTCACTACGAAAAAAGTATCATTCAAACTCATTGCTACAGAATTAATTTGGTTTATTAGAGGCGATACGAATTTAAGGTATTTATTGCAATATAATAATAATATTTGGAATGAATGGGCTTTTGAAAAATATGTACAATCAAATGATTATACAGGTCCAGATATGACAAATTTCGGTCATCGTGCCATCCAAGACCTTGATTTTAATCAAGTATACCAGGAAGAAATGTCAAAATTTAAAACACTTATATTAAATGACGATGATTTTATGCGTAAACATGGTGATCTAGGAAATGTTTATGGCAAACAATGGAGAGACTGGGTGGGGCCTGATGGTCAACACATTGATCAATTATCACAATTAATTGATAACATTAAATCAAATCCCGATTCAAGACGCCACATCATTAGTGCATGGAACCCTGCAGAAATTGATACAATGGCGTTACCACCTTGTCATACACTATTTCAATTTTATGTTCAAGATAACAAATTAAGTTGTCAATTATATCAAAGAAGTGCTGATATTTTTCTTGGGGTGCCTTTTAACATTGCGAGTTATAGCTTACTTACACATTTAATCGCAAAAGAATGTGGTTTGGATGTAGGAGAATTCATTCATACTTTTGGTGATGCGCATATTTACAGTAATCATATTGATGCTGTGGAAACACAACTTGCACGAACAAGTTATGACCCACCAAGTCTTAAAATCAACACAGATAAATCTATTTTTGATTTAGAATATGAAGATTTGGAAATAATAAATTATGAATCTCATCCCATCATAAAAGCACCAATTGCTGTATAA